Within Sorangiineae bacterium MSr11367, the genomic segment GCGTCATGGTCCTTTGGACGCAAGCATCCCTCGAATATTCGAACGCCTCCAATCAAGCACGGCGGGTCTAGACCGCTCCAAGTTCCTTGCGACTCATCGTCGCCGTGGTGACCCCGAGCCGCTTCGCAGCCGAGGAAAAGCTCTTTGCCTCGGCGACGGCAACGAAAGCCGAAAGGAGCGTCAGATCGAGCATCGGATCCATTGTTACATTATCGCAAAAGTTCGATGGCGACGATTACATTCAGCACAATCCGAGTATCGGGGACGGCCTTTCAGGCCTGGGCAAAGCGCTCGAAGCCATGGCCAAGGCTGGCGTCACGATGAAATACGACCGCATCCACCACGTGCTGGGCGAGGGCAATTTCGTGCTCACGGTCAGCGAAGGTACATTCGCCGGCGAGCCGACCGCGTTCTACGATCTTTTCCGTGTCGACCGCGGCAAGCTCGCGGAGCACTGGGACACCATCGAGGCGATTCCCATCCGGGCTCGATGGAAGAATGCCAACGGCAAATTCTGACGGAGCATCGAACTTGCCATCCTTGGATTGTGGCCGAGCCGGTCCGATGCACCCTCCCGACCGGAGCGACCGATGGATCGCGCGATCCAAAAGCATGGGATCCATTGCGTTCCAAGAAATGGAGTTTGCGAGAGCTCGATATTAAAATTGCGCGACCGAAATGCGTATTCGCCGCCGGGATGGCGCGAGGCACATCGCTTGCTGAAACGCTCGTCATCATCGAACGGCTCCCCTGGAGGTCGAAATGACAGCTCGCAAAGTCGGCTACGTGCTTTCGTCGCTCATTGTCGGTATCACTCTCTTCGCGTGCTCGGGCTCGAGCGATGAGCCCGCGGTGGACGAAGGCAAGAACGAGACACCGGGCCGAGAGGGTTTCGCCGGCACGAAGAATTTGTGCGTCAAACAGGCCGCGAACACGTTCCACTGCATCGACGATACGCGCTTCGAGCTGTGCACGGGCGGTGACGATTTCGTCATTAATTCGTGCCCGAAAGGTCTCTGTGCGACACGTCACCCGGCGAGCAAGAATCCATGTGTCGGCGCGGATCGTGCGAGGGAGATCGACGGCGTGCCGCCCACGCCGCCGAACCAGATCGACGATAGCCCGCCGGGAAATGCGGGCAGCCCGAACGACAATCCGCCGCCGACCAACAATGGCGGTCAATGTGTCGGTGGCCCCAAGTTCGACCCCGCGGGTGCGAAGAACGTGGGCAATGGCCGCGGCGCACAGTTCATTGGTGGCCAATGCCTCAACGCTGCGGATTGCGCTTCGGGCTGCTGCGCGTTGCCGTGCGGCATTTGCTCCGGTCCTGGAGCGCAATTCCAAGCTGGAAAGCAGGGCTGCGGCTTCGTGGCCCGCTGACGCTCTCCAGAAGCGCGCGCACCGACGGAAGCAGTCCCTGCCTGTACGGAATGAGTGCGGTGAGCGTGGCCTCGCCGGCGAGCCAGTCCGGTAGCACGCGCTGAAGCACGCCGGAGCGAACCGCGGCCCGGCAGACGTAGGCCGGCAAGGCGACCAGGCCGAGGCCTTTGATGGCGGCCTGCTGAAGTCCAACCATGTCGTCGCTGAGCAGCCTTGGCGTCAACGGCACGACGACCTCGTCGCGCTTCCGCCGTGCATGGCGAAGGCGCCAGACCGGCTCGACGCTGCTCCTCGTCATGAACAAGGACGGGTGATTCCGAAGATCCTGCGAGGTCTTCGGCGTGCCGTTGGCCTTGAGATGCCCTGCACCCGCGAAAAGGAACCAAGGCGCCGGTGCGAGGGTACGCTGGACCAGATTGGACTCCGGCAGCCGGTCGAAATGTGCCCGAACCGCGAGGTCATAATTCTCGCCGACGATGTCGATCGCTCGGTCCGAGGCGTGCGCCACGACATTCACTTTCGCTCGAGGTCTGCGCAGGTTTCCCGGCGATGACGGCGGTGGCGCGCGGCTACGACGCTTATGTCGCCGTCGATGCCTCGGGCACGTTCAGCAAGACCAAGCACGATGTCAACCTGCTGCGTCTGAGCCAAGCTGGCGTCATCCTTTCCGACTATGCGACCCTGATGGTCGAGATCCTCAAGGACAATGGCAGGCCGGAAGCGGGGCGCGTCTACGACGCTCTGGACATGCCTTGGGCCAAGCTGGTCGGCCAGATCGTGGCTTCGTATTCGAAATAGGCTCCCAGCCCTTCGGCCGCAACGCACGCCGGGCGGTTAGGACACGCATGCAGCTTCGTGAGGAAAACAGAACTACAACGCAGGCGTTGCAAGAGAAGCGCCGCAATCACATTTCATTTTCCCTCGTGAAATCCGCGGCGAGCCAGGTCTGGGACCTTCCCGCGGCGTCGCGACTTTGTTTTTCCTTGGCGGTCACCCCGTCCCGCGAGCGGCCCCTGGGGAATGTTGCCCAAGGCGCAATGGCATGTTATCCGAGCGACGCAATGCGCACCGACTTTTCATTGGGTGTTCTTTCATTGTCCTTCTTCGTCGCCGCGTGCGGTGGCGCCAACTCTGCCAACTCCGGAGGCACGAGTGCCCCGGTCGCCGCGAAGCCCGCGGCGAGCGCGCCGGCCGCTGCTGCCAACAGCTCCGGCGAGGTGAGCCTCGAGAGCCTTCTCGCGCGAGAATCGACCGGCCTCAAAGCGGTGAGCGCGAAATCGGGCGACGGCAGCCTCGTGCTGGCCGCCGAGAGCTCGGCGCAGCCGACCTTCGAGGCAAAGAACAACGTGCCGCAGGTCATGATCCCCATCGGGACGGAGCAGCCGGTCATCTGCCTGCTCCGAGGTGACTCGCCGTCGACGGGGAGCCTCCTGCGCTCGGTGGTCAGCGACGTGCAAAAAGACGAGCCGAAGAACCAGATAACGATGCTCGAAGCCGCGATGCTCGGCAACGTGCCGTACTATCTGGCCGAGCTGCAGTACCTCGACGAGAAGACCGGCAAACCGCTCCTCGGCGCGCTCAAAATCGCCGTCTTCGATCGGGCGGGGGACACTCTGCTCTGCATGCACGACGAGCTGGGCTACCGCGCCACCTTCAAGAGGGTGGTCGAGTCGGTTGCCAAGAGCTTCCAGAAGAAGGACGCGGAGGAGCCGAAGGCGCCGAACGAGCTCGAGATCGCGCTGGCCAAGGTGCAGAAGCAGCCCATTGGGTACACGACCGAGCGCCATTTCATCACGCCCGAAGGGACGCACGTCGAGCTCGAGTCGTCGACGCTGCTCCTGCGCCGCTCCCCGACGGAGCTCATGAGCGTCGAGTCGGTCCGTGTGACGGAGTCGAGCAAGGACGGGATCGCGACGAAGATCCGCACCATCTCCGAGGAGGGGGGCGAGCAAGCCGAGTCGATCACCGTCGAGCGTAAGGCAGGCGGGAAGTACCACGTCGAGGGGACCAAAAGCGGCAAGGCGGTGAAGGGGGACTTCACCAGCAAGACCCCGATCTGGGCCTCCTGGCGCCAGCGTGCCGAGGTGCGCGACAAGATGCTGCGCGGCCGCAAGGTCCGCGAGCTGAGCATGAGCGGCTATTCGTCGAGCAGCAATCCGATCGGGATGACGCCGACGACGTACAAGGCGACGAGCGATGCGAACGCGTTCGAAATCACGAACGGCGGGGTGCAGGTGCGCGCCACACTCGACGCCGACGCGCGCACGACGCAGGTGGGGCTCAAGATGGGGGCGATCGAGCTCTCGTTCGAGCGAGCCATCTTCGAGTCGCACAAGTGAACGGCGCGATCACCCGGAGGGCGTGGCTCGGGCTCGCGGTGGGCGGGGGGCTGCTCGCCGGATCCCGCGCGCGGGCCGACGAGGACGCGCTGCCGCTCCTCGATGCCGTGCCCCTCACGATCGAGGGGGACGTCGCGCTCGAGGGGCCGGTGCACCTCACGCTCAAACGCGATGACAGCGCGGCGCTGGCCGCGGCGCTGCGCGCGAGCCATGGAAAGGTGGACGCGACGGCCGATGGGGTCCGGGTGCGCCTCGCGCAATACCGGCCGGTGACCGCGGATCGGCCGCAGGGTTTCACCCGGCCTTCTTTCTTGCTCGACTATGACGAGCCGGCCTTCGCGCCGGTGGGGACCCTTGCGAAGGCGTACCTCGAGAAGAATGCGGGCGAGCCAAAGGCGGTGGCGCTCACGGCGTTCGTCGCCGAGTTCATCACCAAGAAGAACCGGATGCGAGGCTTCGATGTCGCGTCGGTCGTGGCCAAACGGGCCGAGGGAGACTGCACCGAGCACGCGGTGCTCCTTGCGGCCTTGCTGCGCGCCAACGGGATCGCGGCGCGCGTCATCTGCGGCCTCGTGCTGCTGAAGATGGCGAAGCCGCTCGCCTTCGGGCACGCGTGGGCCGAGGCTTGGGTCGACGGTGGCTGGAAGCCGTTCGACGCGGCCATCACGGCGAAGCACCGGCTCGGGCTGTTCGCCATCACCAACGAGGGAGCGGGGTTTTCCGCGGCGTTGGTGGCGAAGTACCAGGCGCTGCAGCCGACGCGCCTGGTGCTCGCGGCGGGGTAGTCGGCCGTGTCAGCCGTGCGAGGAGAGGTCTACTTACTTTGTGAGACGGAACACCTCGCCCCGTTGGGTCGACCAGTAGACGTAGGATTCGTCGACCGCCATGTTGAAGACGCTCTCCTTCTCCAAGCAAGAATGTGGAAAGCGTGCGACGCCCGGACCCTGGCGTTCATTCACCTCCGTCGCGCACCATCGCATCTTTGGCGTGCTTGGCAGCCTGGCGAGTGCTGGAGACTTCTCGGCTATCATCGAGTGGCACATGGAATCGGTGTTGGCTTGCTCCGAGGAGTTCACGTGAAGGTACGGCTCGCGCTTCGCGCAATTGCGCCACTTTTCGTGTGTGCAGCGCTTTTTCATGTCTACCGTGTCGTGGCACCCGTGCCGGACGAGCCCACGTGGCGCCACGCGCTCTTCGTTTGCGTGAATCTGCTGATTGCCGCCGGCCTTTGGTACAAGCCCCATTGGCTCGTCGTGCCGTTTGGACTTCTCACGGGCCAGCAGCTCGTGAGCCATGGTAGCTCGCTCTACGCTGCATGGCATATGCAGCACACCATCGATTGGCCCTCGATCGGCGTGCTGCTTTTGATGCCGGTGGTGTTCGTCCTCTTGCTCTTGGAGGTGCGTCGCCGGCGATACGCCCTGTCATCCGAGAACGCGCAGTGAACCTTTGACGACGCCGTAACCGCTGTCGGTGCGGAGTGTCTTCCAGATGCGCGACGAACTCGACGGATCCTCGATGGCCTCGCGGTACGAGGTCACGAGGTGGCGAACGTCTGCCGCGGTCTCGCGTACGAGTTCGATGCGGAATCGGCGCACGCCCGCTCGCACGAGCTCCGGGAGGAGCTGAACGGCGCTTTGCGGGCGGGCGTGGAAAACGGTGTTTCGGCAGCCGACGTCGGCTTCGACCGGATGATCCATCCCGGCGCGATCGCGCAGCGAGACGCGGTGCTTCTCGCACGGCCGACCGCACGTCTTGTAGTCGCGGCCTTCCGAGAGCAGCGCCGCGATCACGCAATGCTCCATGTGGAAGAGCGCCATGGGATGGTGCAGCACCGTCTCCATCCATGGACCGAAGCCCGTGCGCGCCAGAACGAGCAACTGTGCGGCATCGAGATCGAACGACGGCGTGAACGCATCGAGTCCACGACCGAGCACTTCCGCGGCGGTGATACGGTTCGTCACGTTGAGCGAGAAGTCGCCGATGTTCGATCGTGCCGGATCGAGCTCACGCAACGCACCGAGCCCGCGAACGAGGACCGCGTCCGGCGACAGAGACGCCAGATAGCGATCGATCTTCTCCTCGCCCGGCTTTCGAATGCGCGGCGGCGCTACACCAACGAAGGCCCCCGGGCGCGCCCGCAGCGCTCGCACCGCCTCACCAGTGCCGGTGAGCTCGAGAAAGTCGAGATAGACGCCCGCCGCGCCGGCATCCAAGGCGCTCGCGGCTTGTTCCAGGGTGCGACAGAGCACGTAGAGTCCGCCCTGAGGCGGTGCGCGGTCGGGCGGCACCGCCGCTCGGATCAAATCCTCGGCGCGCGCGTCCGTGAGCACGACGGGCACCCGCTCGGTGAGCGCTGCCACGAGTGCCCTGCGCGCGCGGTTTACCGACGACAGTGGAACGATCACGTGCGGCGGCAACGCCATCTCCAACGTATCGAGCTCGAACGGCGTATCGCCGAGGCGCCCGAGCTTGTCGCGCAACGTCGCCTCATCGACGGGAGCGGAACGCGCCGCTTCAATCGAGCCATCGCCAACGACGCGCGCTCGACGCTCTCCGATCGATCCCTCGAGCACGAACGGCTCGCCGATCGACCCCGAGATCTTCATCCGCAGGGGCGTCTTCTTGTTCGCGGCATCCCGCGCCCGAATGCGCTTTTCGACGCCGGGCGCACTCGTCTTGAACACCCGTCCGCCGGCGAGGTCGGCAGGGACCTGGGCATCCGGCCCAAGCCACACGCGCACGACAGCTCCATTCGGCTGGGCACCACCGCCGATCACGTCCCAGACGCGCCCGCCGAACTCACCGGCACTCGCGAAGCCGCCTTCGACGAGCAGACCGTCGCCGCGCGCGATCTCCGCGTTCGCGCGGATGCAAAGCCACGCGCGCCCGCGTGCGCGTTCGACCCGTTCGAGGTGGCCGACGAGGAGGCCGCGATGATCGCACGAGCGACCTTCGACGAGGCGCTGGTGATCGACACCGCGAAAGAAGCCGACGCCCGAGCCACGCGTGAACGTTTGCAGCGCGTCGTTGCGCTCTTCGTCCGTCGGTCCGGCGCTCGCCCCGACCGCCGCATCGCGCGCTGCGCGATAGAGCTGCGTGGTCGCTGCGACGTATTCGGGGCCCTTCAGGCGTCCTTCGATCTTCAGCGAAGAGACCCCGAGCCGCGCCAGATCTCCGACGATGCTCGATGCCTCGAGGTCCTCCGGCGACAGCAGATACGCGCGGTCCCCCAGATCGACGCGCTGATCATCCACGACGAGCTCGTAGGGAAGCCTGCACGCCTGCGCGCACGCACCGCGATTGGCGCTTCGTCCGCCGATGGCCTCGCTCGTGAGGCATTGCCCCGAGTAGGAGATGCACAAGGCCCCATGAACGAAGACCTCGACCTCGACATCGGTGCCGGCCCGAATCTTCGCGATGTCGTCGAGCGAAAGCTCGCGCGCGAGGATGACGCGCGTGGCGCCGAGCTCCTTCGCCAACTCGACCGAGGCCGCATCCGTACACGTCATCTGCGTCGACGCATGCACGGCGAGCGCCGGCGCGATGGCCCGCGCGAGCTTCGCCACGCCGAGATCCTGCACGATCACGGCATCGACACCCGCCGCCGCGCACGTCCGAATCGCATGCTCGACGCCGGCCACCTCGTCGTCGAAGACGAGCGTGTTCAGCGTCACGTACCCCTTCACCCCGTGGTCGTGCAGATACTGAATCGTCTGCGCGAGCTCTTCTTCGTCGAAATTCGTCGCCCGCGCCCGCGCGTTGTACCCACGCAGCCCGAAGTACACCGCGTCGGCCCCTGCCCGAACGGCAGCCTCAAGTGACGCTCGATCTCCAGCCGGCGCGAGAACTTCGGGAAACATGGCCCGCTTCTTACCGCACTCCGCTTGGCCGCGCCCCTCTTGACCTCGAATATCCCGGAAAAGGCGAAAAATTTCGTCCAGCTATGCTCGGGCTCGCCATATGGTTCGGATACGCCGCGGCTCATGGCGGCGGCGTATCCGACAGGATCATGGGCAGGTGCAGGATCCGTTGCACGCGTAATCGCGGTAGCACGTGCCCCCGCACGCGCCTTCGCACGCCAGCCTCGAGGTATAGAAGCCTTCGCCGCAGGTCCACTTGAGCGGGCAGATGGCCTGTGGGGATACTCCTTCCTGGACGGGAACGGCGGCCGTTTCCGATGTTTCGGGCTCGCCATCGGGTGAGGCCGAGCAACCGACGACGAGGGCAAAGAACATCGAGACGATGGCAATCGACGAAATGAATCGCATGGAACGGCTCCTGGGTGCGGTGTGGATGCAAAACCGAGATCAGACGGAGCCGTTCACAATCGCACTATCCAAATGAGGTAGTGCCAATAAATGACGAATGTCATCCTTTCTTGCGACAATCGGAAAACTCAAATCACACCGGGCGGATTTAATGAATGGCGTCCCAATGAAATGTCATCCATTCGGGTGACTTGGCGGGTGATTTGGAAAATGTCGCGCCGGTTGTTGCACCTACTTCACCGCGCCCGGGCGATGGGGAGACGGCTCCGACGTTGAGCGGCTATGCGGATTTTCGACGCATTGGCGCAGCTTCCGGCCATGCCTCAATATGAGCGCGACGACGGCTCGGTATCGGGCTCTCGCGGTCATTCGATAGGGCACGCAAGTCTATATCCCTCGGCGCGATCGCGAGGGCTCGCAGGAGAACTCCGATGAAACTTCGATGCGTTCGGTTCCGGCCTGACCGTACCGGGGTATGGTTTCGTGCTGCACAATCGAGGAGGCTTGTTTACCTTGCTGCCCCACCGCCCGAATACCATTGCCCCGAAGAAGCAGCCGCTCAATACGCTTTCGGCGGGTTTCGTGATGCAGGCCCAAGGGCACGCCCAAACCATGGTCAATATCTTCGATCTCGGTGCGAACTTGCAAGCAGCGACGGATATGGCACGTTTCCGCCATCGTCAGGTTCCCAATCGGCTGGAACTCGAATCGAGCCTTTTCAACCTCGTCGGAAGCGATCTGGGGGCAATGGGGCATTCCGTCGTTTCCGCCGACGGCGCATCGATGGGCGGCTTTCAGTCCATTCTATTCATCCCTTCGAGCGCATCGCCGGCGGGGGCAAGGATGCCCCGCGTGCGCGGCTTTTACCGGGCAGGGTCGGATCACCGGAAGGACGGGCAAGCGGTTGGCTGGTGAACGGCAAGCCTGCCGTTGAATCAGGTTCGTTCCGCGGCGCGGACTTTGGCGAGATAACCAAGCCCCGATGCGAAGGCGAAACCCGCGCTCACCAGCGCGATCAGACCGAGCTTCGGTTCCGCAACAATCAGCAGCAACGCGAGCGGGCCGAAGACGGTTCCCCTCGGACTCCATCTACGCCCCCACGCGCAAATCCTTCCCGTCGCGGGTATGATGGCGTCGATAGCGCTAGCGCGATGACTTTTTTCGACGCGCCCGATGGGGGGCCGGGGCGGCGCTTTCGGGTGCTCGCAACATGCGGCGTACGAGCTCCATCAGCGGCGTATGCAGGGCGGCCAATTCGTTGGCGTTGCCGGTGCCCAGCCGGCTCGTGACCAGTGAGCTGATCGCCGCGATCAGGGCTTCGCACGCGAACCGACTCTGCTTGGACCGTGCTCCGAACAGGTTCGCCGTCAAGTCGACGAACCGGTGCTGCAACTCGACGCGCCGGGCGATGGCTTGGGGCCCCGCGGCGTAGATCTCGATGAGGAAGGTCCGTGCCAGGGTGGGCTCGCTGGCCAGCGTTTGCAAATAGGCCTCGAGTGCTTCGCCAAAGCGCTCGACCGGTTCTCCGGCGGCGTTGCGGGCGGCATCGCTCATGGCGTTCAGCGTGAGCTCCGCAGCGCTC encodes:
- a CDS encoding LysR substrate-binding domain-containing protein, whose amino-acid sequence is MAHASDRAIDIVGENYDLAVRAHFDRLPESNLVQRTLAPAPWFLFAGAGHLKANGTPKTSQDLRNHPSLFMTRSSVEPVWRLRHARRKRDEVVVPLTPRLLSDDMVGLQQAAIKGLGLVALPAYVCRAAVRSGVLQRVLPDWLAGEATLTALIPYRQGLLPSVRALLESVSGPRSRSPAFQLGIALQDRSKCRTATRSSPKRNPQR
- a CDS encoding isochorismatase family protein, with the protein product MTAVARGYDAYVAVDASGTFSKTKHDVNLLRLSQAGVILSDYATLMVEILKDNGRPEAGRVYDALDMPWAKLVGQIVASYSK
- a CDS encoding lasso peptide biosynthesis protein is translated as MNGAITRRAWLGLAVGGGLLAGSRARADEDALPLLDAVPLTIEGDVALEGPVHLTLKRDDSAALAAALRASHGKVDATADGVRVRLAQYRPVTADRPQGFTRPSFLLDYDEPAFAPVGTLAKAYLEKNAGEPKAVALTAFVAEFITKKNRMRGFDVASVVAKRAEGDCTEHAVLLAALLRANGIAARVICGLVLLKMAKPLAFGHAWAEAWVDGGWKPFDAAITAKHRLGLFAITNEGAGFSAALVAKYQALQPTRLVLAAG
- a CDS encoding U32 family peptidase, whose protein sequence is MFPEVLAPAGDRASLEAAVRAGADAVYFGLRGYNARARATNFDEEELAQTIQYLHDHGVKGYVTLNTLVFDDEVAGVEHAIRTCAAAGVDAVIVQDLGVAKLARAIAPALAVHASTQMTCTDAASVELAKELGATRVILARELSLDDIAKIRAGTDVEVEVFVHGALCISYSGQCLTSEAIGGRSANRGACAQACRLPYELVVDDQRVDLGDRAYLLSPEDLEASSIVGDLARLGVSSLKIEGRLKGPEYVAATTQLYRAARDAAVGASAGPTDEERNDALQTFTRGSGVGFFRGVDHQRLVEGRSCDHRGLLVGHLERVERARGRAWLCIRANAEIARGDGLLVEGGFASAGEFGGRVWDVIGGGAQPNGAVVRVWLGPDAQVPADLAGGRVFKTSAPGVEKRIRARDAANKKTPLRMKISGSIGEPFVLEGSIGERRARVVGDGSIEAARSAPVDEATLRDKLGRLGDTPFELDTLEMALPPHVIVPLSSVNRARRALVAALTERVPVVLTDARAEDLIRAAVPPDRAPPQGGLYVLCRTLEQAASALDAGAAGVYLDFLELTGTGEAVRALRARPGAFVGVAPPRIRKPGEEKIDRYLASLSPDAVLVRGLGALRELDPARSNIGDFSLNVTNRITAAEVLGRGLDAFTPSFDLDAAQLLVLARTGFGPWMETVLHHPMALFHMEHCVIAALLSEGRDYKTCGRPCEKHRVSLRDRAGMDHPVEADVGCRNTVFHARPQSAVQLLPELVRAGVRRFRIELVRETAADVRHLVTSYREAIEDPSSSSRIWKTLRTDSGYGVVKGSLRVLG
- a CDS encoding gamma-glutamyltransferase family protein, whose amino-acid sequence is MLHNRGGLFTLLPHRPNTIAPKKQPLNTLSAGFVMQAQGHAQTMVNIFDLGANLQAATDMARFRHRQVPNRLELESSLFNLVGSDLGAMGHSVVSADGASMGGFQSILFIPSSASPAGARMPRVRGFYRAGSDHRKDGQAVGW
- a CDS encoding TetR/AcrR family transcriptional regulator, translated to MNLDDVAPLPRGRHRLSRNDVITSQRDRMLAAMAAAVAEKGYVRTSVADVLRGARVSRETFYEQFADKEACFMAAYESAAELTLNAMSDAARNAAGEPVERFGEALEAYLQTLASEPTLARTFLIEIYAAGPQAIARRVELQHRFVDLTANLFGARSKQSRFACEALIAAISSLVTSRLGTGNANELAALHTPLMELVRRMLRAPESAAPAPHRARRKKSSR